In the Oncorhynchus nerka isolate Pitt River linkage group LG6, Oner_Uvic_2.0, whole genome shotgun sequence genome, TAATAGCTCTTAGCTTAAACAACCCAGTACACCTCAGGAAAACGCATACATACATTTGGACACTTTGAAGAGCCAAAATTAAAAAGGTTTTCTCTGGCTCCAAGTGGACAGAGGATATGAAACAACACAAAAATATTTTGTGGTACTCTGTGAAAACAGATGTTTTCATGTTTATCAGGAATACTGCACTTGCTGTTTATGAAACAGACCAACAACATTGATACATAGAGTTACACACAAACTGATATGAAACTCAAACACCTTCAGAATCAATACAGATATGATGAACTATAATAACCACAGATATTACATGATTTGTATGAATACAGAAATCTCAGGTTAAAAAACTAACCATCCTGAAACAGTGACTCTATGCATATTGAGATATTTAGCTGTTTGTAAAGCATAAATAGggtaaataacacacacacacaaatcatctCCAGGTCATGAAACCCTCTCCACATCATCTCCAGGTCATGAGGTCTTGAGATCAGAGAATTATCTTCAGTTTAGATTTCCTCTCCTGACGCTTGCTATGAACACACATACGTAGACACACAACGTtagacaaacatacacacaagTTTTACAACAACTACACAcgtgaacacacatacacacacgtgtaCTCACAGCAGACAGCGTTGTACCCTCTTGGTCCAGTCTTGAGAGGGGTCGGCACACACAAACTTGTCCCTCCGGGTGTGGAAGCTGCAACAACACAGCACAATGTCaacacatattacacacacacacacatacacacacacacacacacacacacacacacacacacacacacacacacacacacacacacacacacacacacacacacacacacacacacacacacacacacacaccagaggaggctggtgggagcagctataggaggatgggctcattgtaaaggAATACTtggaacagtatcaaacacatcaaacatatgtaAACTAAGTGTTGGACTATGtaccattcattccattccagccattataacGAGCCATCCTCCTAAAGctgctcccaccagcctcctctgatacacacacgcgcacacacacacacacacacacacacacacattacacaaatgacacacacacacacagatagtgaGTGTATCTCAATGGTCTTTCCTCTAACCTCACCTCGTCAAAATACATTGGAAAAGGTAAAGACAAGACTATTTTACACACAGTGTGTGCTGGGCTGTGATTGGAGGATAACTCACACGACAGCATGGATGTCACAGGAAGAGGTAATGGTCTGGTAAGTGTAGTCTTTCAGCCGTCGGCATGGCACTGGACGCCGAGTGTACTTCAGACAGCAATctgctacgcacacacacacacgcacacgcacacgcacacacacacacacacacacacacacacacacacacacacacacacacacacacacacagtaagataGGGAGAGCATTTGTGTATGCAAGAGAGactatgtgtgcatgtgtgtgcttgtttgtcatgtgtatgtatttgtacaatggtgtggtagggtgtgtgtgtgtgtgtgtgtgtgtgtgtgtgtgtgtgtgtgtgtgtgtgtgtgtgtgtgtgtgtgtgtgtgtgtgtgtgtgtgtgtgcgtgtgtgtgtgtgtgtgtgtgcacgtattGTGTGTTTGTATTAGCACTCACCTGATTGTGTGGAGGGGATGAATGTGAGGATGAGGAGAGATAACAGCACAGCCAGGACACACACTCTACAGCAAAGCATCCTGATCTTCAGATGGGTTCCACAGAGACAGAAAGTAGGGAGAGTATTTTTGTAGATTCGTTATCTgtagtgtgtgagagaaagagagagtgttttTCTGACTGAGAGTTTGTGTTCTTTAAGTAGGGCTCGGGCTGGACTTCCTCCAGATAGCAGTGTCATGGAATGTATTGGCAGGGGGTGTTGCGGTGGGGCGAGGGGGCGTTGTTAGGCTGTTGTGCGACTGTTGGTATTCTCAGGTATTTTTTGTGTGCGTGCTCTGCCAGTGAGATTCATTTTCTTCTCCATGTCCTCCTGAAAGATAATGCTGGAATGTAAGCAGTGTGTAGGAGTGGAGTGGCGCAATCTTACCTGAGGAGTGTGTAAATAGCTGAATGAATGGGAGTTGATGTAATGACCATAGACTAAAATAGGATATGACCATCACAAACTGCTCAGGTATTATAATTCCAGCCATTGTGTCAAAGTCTTCAGCTTGACGTCACAGCTGTGATGAAGTACTTATTGTGGATCCAAACTATCATTGGCACCAATAGATGATAGGAGATTTGCTTCATTGTTAATTGTTAAGGAGACACggaaatgtgtgtttttcctttacacacacatacataaacccAGTTTAGAAGACAAGGTTAGTCACAGTGCAGTGCCCCTTTGTATCATTCCTCCTCCACACAGGgataatgtgtgtttgtgttaaaaaaatatatatatatatatatatatatattgttttcacctttatttaaccaggtagtctagttgagaaccagttttcatttacaactgcgacctggccaagataaagcatagcaattcgacacatacaacaacacagagttacacatggaataaacaaaacatacagtcaataatacagtagaaaaaaagaaaagaaaagtctatatacagtgagtgcaaatgaggtaagataagggagttaaggcaataaattggccatggtggcaaagtaattacaatatagcaattaataacctcttagagctacccccctacttttttcaatttccgcctgaagacatatcCAAATCTAagagcctgtagctcaggcacagaaccaatgatatgcatattctttgaaagaaaacactgaagtttgtgtaaatgtgaattgaatgtaggagaatacaacacaatagatctggtttagataatacaatgaaaaaaaacatactttaaaatttttattgttgtatcatcatctttaaaatgaacaagataaaataaacattcagataggatgatggggacaatttcagcgaaacacataagagggcaacagtacttgtgcaaagtttcagaatgataacttccaaaatgagtgtgctacatgacatttatcatgaagtgacccaggtgtcccacacaagtagctcaaatgtacccaagtggccaaattggtgaagttatacattttgaatagAATAACTATAtgcaaaataccaaaatggtattctaacccccccccaaaaatggagaaaaaacatgaagaaaaaaatatatacatttacaaaataacactttcaatatttggaagaccctcagtcctcgaCACAATAttatgctgctgatgccaggtgccatagcacatccatgcctgcagaaatacatttgggcagatgaacaccacttgtggcaggagggggctccagcttcagtgggggatggacaccttggcactggaggctgccattcggagtcagtgtcactgtgaaagaaaatgttccgttagaatagtttcacatacgagccctgtatcaacaggtataataaacagatatatatagagtacagggaacataaggttgaatatattattatagacctgctagatctactgtctaatttatattatgacatttcagctagatctactgtctctattatattatgacagaccagctagatctactgtctttattatattacaacagaccagctgtatctactgtctccatttcactttggccattgttgtgggcctgccctcccctcaacagcctcaaataggctatttcatttcacaaataatattttatattattaatttcaaacaacggcattagcatgagaagaacttaccagtccaaaacgatgtcctctttccgttcaaaaaatattccttaatttgggaatcgctaaattaATCGTCctcgatcaatttcttctaaaatggTGTGttcatctgtatatctagacttagatttagctttctcTGAcatagtcgccatactgattgatatataaacagctgaataagCGCTTTAGCAAAACAACACTGTGCGTTGCGtcttccggtatgaaacttcaatggTGAATGACCCTCTTTACatcggagtttactacatgggttggtcttccaacacataaacattacatattgccatatcacataaacattacatagattttaagacgatcagtggtcattgggttaaaatacagtcaatcaacgaaacagcgggcaaatcattggtgcacaatgatgtcattacttgttgtattcaaatcggtttctttcagtcaatacgtcccgcgaaatgacccatcaggtttggttgtgttacaaacaaaccagttgattgcaatgaaaccaaacatgactggaaaagtcacgttctgtgtgtgtatttacctcgagtgtgtcgtcgaaaatggaatgagacggaattcacgacacaagcggttcacaaaatgtttcgtgttaggctataaaaattgattttatcaaacaatagaccattcattgtgtaacaatgagcattgggattggaaacagaggaagatcgtcaaaggtaaactatttattttattgcagtttgtgattttgttacgcctgtgctggttgaaatagttgttttttaggGGGCTCtttcctcagataatcgcatcgtattctttcgcagtaaattattttttaaatctgacaacgcagttggattaacaagaTTCTAGTctttcgaaacatgtgagacacttgtattttgattaatgtttaatatgactatttatgtagcgatcaccgtatgttgtcgaatttcatCCCGCTACCGGGTTCTGTGCGCAGAGGTTAAACACTAggatggtagatgtgcagaagatgaaggTGCAAGTGGGGTGCAaatgagcaagataaataaataaataatgtatggggataaggtagatagatgggctgtttacagatgggctatgtacaggtgcagtgatctgtgagctgctctgacatcttgtgcttaaagctagttagggagatatgagtctccagcttcagtgatttttgcagttcgttccagtcattggcagcagagaactgaaaggaaaggcgaccaaaggaggaattggctttgggggtgaccagtgagatatacctgctggagcgcgtgctacgagtgggtgctgctatggtgaccagtgagctgagataaggcagggctttacctagcagagacttgtagataatctttagccagtgggtctggtgacaaGTATGAAGcaagtgtacaggtcgcaatggtgggtagttatggggctttggtgacaaaacagatggcactgtgatagactgcatccaatttgttgagcagcttgagtgaaggatgctttgttgcgaaataggaagccaattctagatataattttgtattggagatgcttaatatgagtctggaaggagagtttacactaggtatttgtagttgtccacgtattctaagtcagaaccgtccagagtagtgatgctggacgggcgggcaggtgcgggcagtgatcgattgaatagaatgcatttagttttatttgcatttaagagcagttggaggccacggaaggagagttgtatggcattgaagctggtctggaggttagttggtgtcgtctacgtagaggtggatcagagaatcaccagcagcaagagcaacatcattgatgtacacagagaagagagtcggcctgagaattaaaccctgtggcacccccatagagactgccagaggccaggataacaggccctccgatttgacacactgaactctatcagagaagtagttggtgaaccaggcgggACAATCAttcgagaaaccaaggctgtcgagtctgccaataagaatgtggtgattgaccgagtcgaaagccttgaccaggttgatgaatacagctgcacagtaatgtctcttatcgatggcggttatgttatcgtttaggaccttgagcgtggctgaggtgcacccatgaccagctttaaaaccagattgcatagcagagaaggtacggtgggattcgaaatggtcggtaatctgtttgttaacttgactttcgaagaccttagaaagacagggtaggatagatataggtctgtagcagtttgggtcttgaGTGTGacctcctttgaagagggggatgaccgcggcagctttccaatctttgggaatctcagatgatatgaaagagagatTAAACAGGTTAGTAATAGggattgcaacaatttcggcagatcattttagaaagagagggtccagattatctagcccggctgatttgtaggggtccattttttttttagctctttcagaacatcagctgtctggatttgggtgaaggagaaatggtgggggctttggcgggatgctgtggagggtgccgggcagttgaccggggtaggggtagccaggtggaaagcatgaccagccgtagagaaatgcttattgaaattctcaattatagtggatttattggtggtaacagtgtttcctagcctcagatcagtgggcagctgggaggaggtgctcttattctccagtgtcccagaacttttttgagtttgtgctacaggatgcaaat is a window encoding:
- the LOC115130111 gene encoding C-C motif chemokine 20-like isoform X1; the encoded protein is MLCCRVCVLAVLLSLLILTFIPSTQSADCCLKYTRRPVPCRRLKDYTYQTITSSCDIHAVVFHTRRDKFVCADPSQDWTKRVQRCLLKRQERKSKLKIIL
- the LOC115130111 gene encoding C-C motif chemokine 20-like isoform X2, whose amino-acid sequence is MLCCRVCVLAVLLSLLILTFIPSTQSDCCLKYTRRPVPCRRLKDYTYQTITSSCDIHAVVFHTRRDKFVCADPSQDWTKRVQRCLLKRQERKSKLKIIL